CCGTACCTGTAGGAAGAGCAATATCTGCGTTGGCGGGTGCCGGTGACCCGCTCGTTTCGGGCAAGGAGAAGATCGGGTGAGCAAGGACAGAACCGCGTGCGTCGTGGGCGCGGGCTTCGGCGGAATGGCGCTTGCCATCCGGCTCCAGTCGGCGGGCATCCGCACGACCGTGATCGAGGGCCGGGACAAGCCGGGCGGCCGCGCCTATTACTGGGAGCGCGACGGTTTCACCTTCGACGGGGGGCCGACCGTGGTGACCGATCCGGACTGCCTGAAGGAACTCTGGGCCTTGAGCGGGCACGACATGGCGGACGATGTCGAACTGATGCCGGTGAAGCCATTCTACCGCCTCAACTGGCCCGACGGCACGAACTTCAACTATTCCAACAATCACGACGAGCTGTTCGCCGAGATCGAGAAGCTCAATCCGAAGGACGTCGAAGGGTACAAGAATTTCCTCGCCTACAGCGCCGGCGTCTACGAGGAAGGCTACGTCAAGCTCGGCACGGTGCCGTTCCTCGACTTCAAGTCGATGATGAAGGCCGCGCCCGCGCTCGCCAAGAAGCAGGCCTATCGCAGCGTCTATTCGATGGTTTCGAGTTATGTCGAGAACGAAAAGCTGCGCGAGGCGCTGAGCTTCCACACGCTGCTCGTCGGCGGCAACCCGATGAAGACCAGCAGCATCTACGCTCTCATCCACAAGCTGGAAATGGATGGCGGCGTGTGGTGGACGCGGGGCGGCACCAATCGGCTGATCGCCGGCATGATCCGCCATTTCGAACGACTGGGCGGCCGCATGATCGTGGGCGATCCGGTCGTGCAGGTGCATGTCGACGGCAAGCGCGCGCAGGAAGTGGAAACCGAGAGCGGTTTTCGCGAGCCGTTCGATGCGGTGGCCAGCAATGCCGACATCGTCCATTCCTATCGCGACCTCCTCGGCCGCAGCCAGCGCGGTTGGGCCATGGGGCGCCGGCTGAAGCGCAAGAGCTACAGCCCGGGCCTGTTCGTGGTCCATTTCGGGCTGGAAGGCACCTGGCCGGGCATCCCGCACCACATGATCTTGTTCGGGCCGCGCTACAAAGGGCTGCTCGACGACATCTATTCGAACGGCGTCCTGCCGGAAGATTTCAGCATCTACCTGCACCATCCGACCGTTACCGACCCCAGCATGGCGCCCAAGGGCAAGAGCACCTTCTACGCGCTCGTCCCCGTTGCCCACATGGGCAAGCTGGCGATAGATTGGGAGGAATATGGCCCGATCCTGGAAAAGCGCATCCTGGACGAAGTCGGCCGCCGCCTGATCCCGGACATCCACGACCGGATCGTGACCAAGTTCCACTACGCCCCGACCGACTTCGCGCAGGACCTGAACGCGCATCTCGGCAGTGCCTTCAGCCTGGAGCCCGTCCTGACGCAAAGCGCCTATTTCCGCGGCCACAACCGGGACGACGTGATCAACAATTTCTACCTCGTCGGTGCGGGCACCCATCCGGGCGCAGGCATTCCCGGGGTGGTCGGCAGCGCCAAGGCAACGGCCGGACTGATGATCGAGGATCTGGGGGCACGTGCGGCATGATGACGCCGGACCGCCGCGCGAGTGCCGGTGCCACCTTGATGCGGTCACGCTCCGCCGATAGCGACTGACCGCCATGGCCAGAACAATCGAACGCCTCGCCGTCTATTGCGGCTCCGCCACGCCGGCCGATCCGCGCTATGTCGAACTCGCGCGCGATGTCGGCACGGCGCTGGCACAGCGCGGGATCGGCGTCGTCTATGGCGGCGGGCGGCTTGGCCTGATGGGCGCGGTTGCGAAGGGTGCGCTGGATGCGGGTGGCGAAGTCATCGGCGTGATTCCGGAAGCGCTCGCGGGAAGCGAGGTCGCCAATCACGACTGCACCGAGCTGTACACGGTATCCGGCATGCACGAGCGCAAGCAGCGCTTCACCGACCTTAGTGACGGGTTCGTCACCCTGCCGGGCGGGGTCGGGACGATGGACGAATTGTGGGAAGCGATGAGCTGGGCGCAGCTCGGCTACCATTCCGATCCGGTCGGCCTGCTCAACGCTTTCGGTTTTTACGACGACCTGATCGCCTTCAATGCCCGCATGGCCGATGTCGGCTTCGTTCGCGAGGCGCATCGGGGCATCCTGCTGGCCGCGGAAACCCTGCCGGACCTGCTGGCGAAGATGGAGGCTTACCAGCCGCACACGCCGATATTCCGCATGAAGGCGGAGGACCTGTAGACTTGCCCCGCGTCATCAAGATCGGTCCGCGCTCCAACACACCGTCGCGCTATATCCGGCCGGCCGTGCGCAGTGCGGGCGGCGGGCGCGATCGCGACGCGCTGATCGACCGCAGCTACGAGATGATCGCGGAAGGATCGAAGAGCTTTGCCCTTGCCAGCAAGCTGTTCGATCCGCTGACGCGCGAACGGGTCTGGATGCTTTATGCCTGGTGCCGGCGGTGCGACGACATCGCCGACGGGCAGGTACTGGGCGGCGAACTGGGCGAGCGGTCCGAACCGGAAGGCCGCGTGAAGGCGATCCGCGTCCTGACGAAACGCGCGCTGGACGGCGAGCCGACCGCGGACATCGCCTTCGACGCCTTCGGCCAAGTCGCCAGCGAATGCGGCATCACCATGCAAATGGCGGACGACGTCATCGCCGGTTTCGAACTCGACGCGGCCGACTGGCGTCCGCGCACCTCGGCCGACCTGGCGCGATACTGCTATCACGTGGCGGGCGCGGTCGGCGTGATGATGGCGCGGGTCATGGGCGTGTCACCCGAAGACAGCGCAGTGCTGGACCGCGCCTGCGACCTCGGCATCGCGTTCCAGCTCGCCAATATCGCGCGCGACATGGACGAGGACGATCGCGGCGGCCGTTGCTACGTTCCGCAGGAATGGCTGGCGGAAGAGGATATCGAACCGGGCCAGTTGATGAAGCCGCACCACCGCTGGGAAGCCGCCGACATGGCGGAACGGCTGGTGCTACGCATGGAAAAACATGCCGACGCCGCCCGCATGGGGGCCGCCCTCCTCCCGTTCCGCAGCCGCTGGGCGGTGCTGGCGGCGACCAACATATACACCGAGATCGGACAGGAGGTCCGCCGCCGGGGGACGCGGGCGTGGGACCGCCGCGTGGTGATCTCGAAAGCGAAGAAGCTCGCCCTGACCGCCCGCGCCTTCGTCCAGGCTGTCCGCAACAAGCCGCGCCCTCCAGAAGAATGGCCCGAATGGGAACGGCAGGATATCCTGATCGACGTGCGCATGACCGGCCCGATCGCCGAACCGCCACCGCCGCGCCCGCTCGACGACGCATAGCACCGCTTGCCGCTGCGGCATTGGCGGCCTACGCCGCTAGCCATGATTTCGAAGCTCCTGATCGCCAATCGCGGCGAAATCGCCTGCCGCATCATCCGGACCGCCCGCGAGATGGGCATCGCCACCGTCGCGGTCTATTCCGATGCCGACGCGAAGGCGCTGCACGTGCGCCAGGCGGACGAGGCCGTGCATATCGGTCCGTCGCCCGCCACGGAAAGCTATCTCGTCGGCGAGAAGATCATCGCGGCCGCGAAGGAAACCGGCGCGGAAGCGATTCACCCCGGTTACGGGTTCCTCTCCGAGAACGCGGACTTCGCGCAGGCCGTGAAGGATGCGGGCCTGATCTGGGTCGGCGCACCGCCTTCCTCGATCCGCGCGATGGGGCTGAAGCATGCCGCCAAGAAGCTGATGCGCGAGGCGGGCGTGCCCGTGACCCCGGGCTACGACGGCGACGACCAGAGCCCCGACCGGCTGAAGCAGGAGGCCGACGCGATCGGCTATCCTGTGTTGATCAAAGCGGTCGCGGGCGGCGGGGGCAAGGGCATGCGCAAGGTAGATGCGGCGGCGGATTTCCTGCCCGCGCTCGAAAGCTGCCGCCGCGAGGCCAAGGCCAGCTTCGGCAATGACGACGTGATCCTCGAAAAATGGATCACCAGCCCCCGCCATATCGAGGTGCAGGTGTTCGGCGATAGCCACGGCAATGTCGTCCACCTGTTCGAACGCGACTGCTCGCTCCAGCGCCGCCACCAGAAGGTGATCGAGGAAGCGCCCGCCCCCGGCATGGACGAGGCGACGCGCGAGGAAATCTGCGCCGCAGCCGTGCGCGCCGCCAAGGCGGTCGATTACGAGGGCGCCGGCACGATCGAATTCATCGCCGACGCCAGCGAAGGCCTGCGCGCCGATCGCATCTTCTTCATGGAGATGAACACGCGGCTGCAGGTCGAACACCCGGTGACCGAGGAGATCACCGGGGTGGACTTGGTGGAATGGCAGCTGCGGATTGCGAGTGGTGAGGCGATCCCGCTCAAGCAGGAGGAGCTGTCGATCAACGGCTGGGCTATCGAAGCGCGGCTTTATGCGGAGGACCCGGCGAAGGGGTTCTTGCCGAGCACGGGGCGGTTGGACCTGCTTGATTTCTGCGGCGATGCCCGAATTGAGACCGGTGTCGAAGAAGGCGTCGACATCTCGCCATTCTATGACCCGATGATTGCCAAAGTAGTCGCTCGCGGCGACACCCGCGACGAAGCCATCGAGGCGCTTGTCGGCGAACTCGAATGTTCGGCAGTTTGGCCCGTCAAAACCAATCTTGGCTTCTTGGTCAGCCTGCTACGAGACGAAGATGTTCGGCAGGCTAATCTCGACACTGGGCTGATCGCGCGCAAGCAGGACGCATTGACCGCACAGCCGGAGCTGAGCAACCGCGCCTTGAGCGATGCCTTGAACTGGTATGTCAGGATGGCCAACGGCTACGATCCGAAGCCCGAACAGTGGCTAGGGGTTCGC
This genomic interval from Qipengyuania sp. JC766 contains the following:
- a CDS encoding phytoene/squalene synthase family protein, with product MIAEGSKSFALASKLFDPLTRERVWMLYAWCRRCDDIADGQVLGGELGERSEPEGRVKAIRVLTKRALDGEPTADIAFDAFGQVASECGITMQMADDVIAGFELDAADWRPRTSADLARYCYHVAGAVGVMMARVMGVSPEDSAVLDRACDLGIAFQLANIARDMDEDDRGGRCYVPQEWLAEEDIEPGQLMKPHHRWEAADMAERLVLRMEKHADAARMGAALLPFRSRWAVLAATNIYTEIGQEVRRRGTRAWDRRVVISKAKKLALTARAFVQAVRNKPRPPEEWPEWERQDILIDVRMTGPIAEPPPPRPLDDA
- a CDS encoding TIGR00730 family Rossman fold protein; this translates as MERLAVYCGSATPADPRYVELARDVGTALAQRGIGVVYGGGRLGLMGAVAKGALDAGGEVIGVIPEALAGSEVANHDCTELYTVSGMHERKQRFTDLSDGFVTLPGGVGTMDELWEAMSWAQLGYHSDPVGLLNAFGFYDDLIAFNARMADVGFVREAHRGILLAAETLPDLLAKMEAYQPHTPIFRMKAEDL
- a CDS encoding phytoene desaturase; protein product: MSKDRTACVVGAGFGGMALAIRLQSAGIRTTVIEGRDKPGGRAYYWERDGFTFDGGPTVVTDPDCLKELWALSGHDMADDVELMPVKPFYRLNWPDGTNFNYSNNHDELFAEIEKLNPKDVEGYKNFLAYSAGVYEEGYVKLGTVPFLDFKSMMKAAPALAKKQAYRSVYSMVSSYVENEKLREALSFHTLLVGGNPMKTSSIYALIHKLEMDGGVWWTRGGTNRLIAGMIRHFERLGGRMIVGDPVVQVHVDGKRAQEVETESGFREPFDAVASNADIVHSYRDLLGRSQRGWAMGRRLKRKSYSPGLFVVHFGLEGTWPGIPHHMILFGPRYKGLLDDIYSNGVLPEDFSIYLHHPTVTDPSMAPKGKSTFYALVPVAHMGKLAIDWEEYGPILEKRILDEVGRRLIPDIHDRIVTKFHYAPTDFAQDLNAHLGSAFSLEPVLTQSAYFRGHNRDDVINNFYLVGAGTHPGAGIPGVVGSAKATAGLMIEDLGARAA
- a CDS encoding acetyl/propionyl/methylcrotonyl-CoA carboxylase subunit alpha; the protein is MISKLLIANRGEIACRIIRTAREMGIATVAVYSDADAKALHVRQADEAVHIGPSPATESYLVGEKIIAAAKETGAEAIHPGYGFLSENADFAQAVKDAGLIWVGAPPSSIRAMGLKHAAKKLMREAGVPVTPGYDGDDQSPDRLKQEADAIGYPVLIKAVAGGGGKGMRKVDAAADFLPALESCRREAKASFGNDDVILEKWITSPRHIEVQVFGDSHGNVVHLFERDCSLQRRHQKVIEEAPAPGMDEATREEICAAAVRAAKAVDYEGAGTIEFIADASEGLRADRIFFMEMNTRLQVEHPVTEEITGVDLVEWQLRIASGEAIPLKQEELSINGWAIEARLYAEDPAKGFLPSTGRLDLLDFCGDARIETGVEEGVDISPFYDPMIAKVVARGDTRDEAIEALVGELECSAVWPVKTNLGFLVSLLRDEDVRQANLDTGLIARKQDALTAQPELSNRALSDALNWYVRMANGYDPKPEQWLGVRLNAPRRQEHRLAVNGEVKTFQYSPTPKGQYFEHGLRESPEPGSQFVSIRGHLLRISLPRHDGSGQASAADGAILAPMPGKVIAVDVSEGQAVTAGQRLMVLEAMKMEHALTAPFDGTVTELSASEGGQVQVEAVLAVVEPASE